One Neodiprion pinetum isolate iyNeoPine1 chromosome 1, iyNeoPine1.2, whole genome shotgun sequence genomic window carries:
- the Nup44A gene encoding nucleoporin SEH1-A isoform X2, with amino-acid sequence MFEAHSINAEHKDLIHDIAYDFYGQRMATCSSDQFVKVWDEDEHDNWHLTASWKAHSGSVWKVTWAHPEFGQVLATCSFDRTAAVWEEIVGEGSGSGERGMRHWVRRTNLVDSRTSVTDVKFAPKTLGLLLATCSADGVIRIYEAPDVMNLSQWTLQHEISCKLPCSCLTWNPSLSRLHPPMLAVGSDDSNASSGGKVFIYEYSENNRRWTKTETLSNVVDPVHDIAFAPNLGRSFHTLAIATKDVRIVTLKPMQDAAQSGLSRFEITTAAQFDDHYCTVWRVCWNIMGTILASSGDDGCVRLWKDNYVNNWKCVAVLKGDGTSAHSAEIPQIATPPSHSISGTQAPLSTTRYYKLGSISHPNQVPWH; translated from the exons ATGTTTGAAGCCCATAGTATAAATGCCGAACACAAGGACCTGATACATGACATAGCTTACGATTTTTATGGTCAACGCATGGCAACATGTTCCAGCGACCAGTTTGTCAAA gTTTGGGACGAGGACGAACACGATAACTGGCACTTGACAGCATCATGGAAAGCACACAGCGGATCTGTGTGGAAAGTAACCTGGGCGCATCCCGAGTTTGGTCAGGTTTTGGCGACGTGTTCATTTGATAGAACTGCAGCGGTCTGGGAAGAAATTG TTGGCGAAGGTTCAGGCTCCGGTGAACGAGGGATGCGACATTGGGTGCGGCGGACCAACTTGGTCGACTCTCGGACGTCAGTAACAGATGTTAAGTTTGCGCCAAAGACTCTCGGTCTTCTCCTTGCGACCTGTAGCGCGGATGGAGTGATCAGAATTTACGAAGCACCAGATGTGATGAACCTGAGCCAGTGGACTCTGCAGCATGAAATTAGCTGTAAACTTCCATGCAGTTGTTTAACATGGAATCCTTCATTGTCGCG gCTCCACCCACCTATGCTCGCAGTTGGCAGCGACGACTCGAATGCATCAAGTGGCGGCAAGGTCTTCATATACGAATACTCAGAAAACAATAGACGGTGGACAAAAACAGAGACATTATCCAACGTCGTTGACCCCGTGCACGATATTGCATTCGCACCCAACTTGGGACGTAGTTTTCACACTTTAGCGATAGCCACCAAAGATGTACGGATTGTAACGCTAAAACCAATGCA aGATGCGGCTCAAAGCGGTTTGTCTCGGTTTGAAATTACGACTGCTGCCCAATTTGATGATCACTATTGTACGGTGTGGCGAGTGTGCTGGAACATAATGGGGACCATATTAGCGAGTTCAGGAGATGACGGCTGCGTTCGTTTATGGAAAGATAATTACGTGAATAATTGGAAATGTGTAGCAGTTTTGAAGGGAGATGGAACCTCGGCTCACAGTGCCGAAATTCCACAGATAGCAACACCTCCGAGTCACTCGATCTCAGGAACTCAGGCACCGCTATCCACCACAAGGTACTACAAGCTGGGTTCCATCAGTCATCCTAATCAAGTACCATGGCACTAA
- the LOC124220241 gene encoding anillin-like, translating to MDSTQDPFTRRMLQRASMRQFREESLHCSPDQLQRKMSILRAINDKPAVKIGDRETISRRNTSENKFADDKPRILRRTSVTLSDSLIRQRDHLPIFYPINRYSSSDLTDQSKSTPEYQNLRYHQRRVNGKVSQSSIMDNESSDSQVFSKTSKIQKDQKRIKSNNTAQTPEAACSYVAKPRFRKLRKRKEDEVESDSDLSETSNSTSITVTENSTKDKPQSAPTYIEGFKLGNVKWRGPLHDAYATKNLEREKADDFSDKSIDDREAIKRHSSCSRSEEPKLLKTLEREISIPPKMTPELRTIGDSKQKAVNDKVEGSPAKTSANKRPDKLSLEVTIAGNSAEKKCSTNPEVLPDSPTTPLTAEIRRLNADIGQLKFHSDFYTPENDAELSPPVRLYPNLSKIPFTPTGYTPKKLYRSPYSPEQACAASLASKSTSSKNRLNFNENPTSTRNDEPPNNIAKPATSSSVSESVTTNNGGPTSNLDKEAKTSETKCAENNRDVKKNDGFKLNLESTRKSLLTNLSKIMASGPRHSQSIASSSSTTAPNSPEGLGSPPNASSPKDKTLNSTIPYDVDHFLADALGNELYNTTMTFPPSEGNPKSYSEFCASDLISAGTTSGLNNSSSAVRKTQTTESPPPYTSTFNRGMTIYRSFTQSIKNKLRPGLKSLPKNATNDAVTTVEMKSDDRTIQALFQDASIQQTIMYQANKALTFCHSMKEFSSSTEQVESERSLLVAGLRKEAILEEIKRRQNSQQNNNVEEPWERGEVTIKNFSLPLKEDILEFECRTGDFVQWFVIAVSQGPTVWATRPISCPVQSPRIIFPDSFFIANLPPNFKITIRIYCLKLRRTTFNHDDKYHLNKAERQATCPSPKKLILRRSDRPLSPGRQRHIESVPIRNTSFVLSGMVELYLHDLSLTSPWPLTSLLTGSVLYGTIDLTLSSKLQLSVYHAGFLTHGDEAGGFAAWNRRWCVLQNQTLMFWNYPCDQEEKQPLATIDLSNCTSPEINAVDRSMCAKPRTLLIETFRERNVSDRNSMLLECRLSCTVIRNLLCCDTLKDLNLWKSKINRVVSALRDWNVNRRFPYEQVSDL from the exons ATGGACTCGACACAGGATCCGTTCACGCGG CGCATGCTGCAACGCGCCAGCATGCGTCAATTTCGAGAGGAGAGCTTACATTGCAGTCCAGATCAACTGCAGAGAAAAATGAGTATTTTGCGAGCCATTAATGACAAGCCTGCAGTCAAGATCGGAG ATCGTGAAACGATCAGCCGGAGAAATACTAGCGAAAACAAGTTTGCTGATGACAAACCACGCATCCTGCGAAGAACGAGTGTGACGTTGAGTGACAGTTTGATACGCCAACGAGACCATCTTCCCATTTTTTATCCTATAAACCGATACAGTTCTTCGGATCTTACTGACCAGTCTAAATCTACGCCTGAGTACCAAAATCTTCGATATCACCAACGACGTGTGAACGGCAAGGTATCGCAGAGCAGTATTATGGATAATGAAAGTAGTGACAGTCAAGTATTCTCGAAAACTTCTAAAATTCAGAAGGATCAGAAGCGGATAAAAAGTAACAACACCGCACAGACGCCAGAAGCAGCTTGTTCGTATGTGGCTAAACCGCGCTTtagaaaattgcgaaaaagaaaagaagacgAGGTAGAAAGTGACTCGGATTTGTCGGAGACTTCCAACTCTACTTCTATAACTGTGACTGAAAACTCAACCAAGGACAAGCCGCAATCGGCACCGACATATATAGAAGGGTTTAAACTTGGCAACGTGAAGTGGCGAGGACCGCTTCACGACGCTTATGCAACGAAAAATCTGGAACGAGAAAAGGCTGACGATTTTTCGGACAAGAGTATCGATGATCGTGAAGCAATCAAACGCCACTCGTCGTGCAGCCGCTCCGAGGAACCTAAACTGTTGAAGACCCTAGAAAGGGAGATTTCGATACCACCCAAAATGACACCGGAACTGAGAACAATAGGCGACAGTAAACAGAAAGCAGTTAACGACAAAGTCGAAGGTTCACCCGCCAAGACTTCGGCAAATAAAAGACCGGATAAGTTATCGTTGGAAGTGACAATTGCAGGTAATTCGGcagagaaaaaatgttcaacgAATCCTGAAGTTCTCCCTGACTCACCGACCACCCCTCTGACCGCTGAGATAAGACGCTTGAACGCCGATATCGGACAGCTAAAGTTTCATTCGGACTTTTACACTCCGGAGAACGACGCTGAGCTGTCACCTCCTGTTCGGCTTTACCCAAATTTGTCGAAGATTCCGTTCACGCCAACGGGATACACACCCAAAAAGCTTTACCGTTCACCCTACAGTCCTGAACAAGCGTGCGCGGCATCGTTGGCCAGTAAATCGACGAGCAGTAAAAATCGTCTTAACTTCAATGAAAATCCAACTTCAACCCGCAACGACGAGCCGCCGAATAATATTGCGAAACCAGCAACATCGAGCAGCGTTTCAGAGAGTGTAACGACGAACAACGGTGGGCCGACATCGAATTTGGACAAGGAAGCCAAAACATCCGAGACGAAATGTGCCGAAAACAATAGAGATGTGAAGAAGAATGACGGGTTCAAACTGAATTTGGAATCGACTCGGAAGTCTTTACTCACCAACTTGTCAAAAATTATGGCGTCCGGTCCTCGTCATTCACAGAGTATCGCGTCCTCTTCTTCGACCACGGCACCGAATTCTCCCGAGGGTTTGGGAAGCCCACCGAACGCTTCGTCTCCGAAGGATAAGACCCTCAACTCCACAATTCCCTATGACGTTGATCATTTTTTGGCCGACGCGCTTGGAAATGAACTTTACAATACCACCATGACTTTCCCGCCTTCCGAGGGGAACCCAAAAAGTTACTCAGAATTTTGCGCCAGTGACTTGATATCCGCAGGAACCACGTCGGGACTGAACAATAGCAGTTCCGCTGTGAGGAAGACGCAGACGACTGAATCTCCTCCTCCGTACACCAGCACTTTCAACAGGGGCATGACGATTTATAGATCGTTCACTCAGAGTATCAAAAAC AAACTGCGACCTGGACTGAAGTCTCTGCCAAAAAATGCGACGAACGATGCCGTTACAACGGTGGAGATGAAAAGCGACGACCGGACGATACAAGCACTGTTTCAGGACGCAAGCATTCAACAGACGATAATGTACCAGGCTAATAAAGCACTGACCTTCTGCCACTCGATGAAGGAATTCTCGTCGAGTACCGAGCAGGTGGAATCGGAGAGATCGCTCCTGGTCGCGGGCCTGAGGAAGGAGGCTATCCTCGAGGAAATCAAACGGCGACAAAATTCACAGCAAAACAATAACGTCGAGGAGCCTTGGGAGAGGGGGGAAGTTACGATAAAGAACTTCAGTCTACCCCTGAAGGAGGATATACTCGAGTTCGAGTGCAGAACCGGGGACTTTGTCCAGTGGTTCGTGATCGCCGTTTCCCAAGGACCAACCGTATGGGCGACCAGACCGATTTCCTGCCCTGTACAAAGTCCCAGGATTATATTCCCGGACTCATTTTTCATCGCCAACCTCCCCCCCAACTTCAAAATCACCATAAGGATCTACTGCTTGAAACTCCGCAGGACAACCTTTAATCACGACGACAAATATCACCTGAACAAAGCCGAAAGACAGGCGACGTGTCCCTCCCCAAAGAAGCTGATACTTAGGAGAAGTGACAGGCCTCTTTCACCCGGAAGACAGCGCCATATTGAGTCTGTTCCGATCAGAAACACCTCCTTCGTACTTTCAGGAATGGTGGAACTGTATCTGCACGATTTGAGCCTGACTTCGCCGTGGCCCTTGACTTCC TTATTAACAGGAAGCGTTCTCTACGGGACAATCGACCTGACGCTTTCCTCCAAGCTCCAATTGTCGGTTTACCACGCTGGTTTTTTAACCCACGGTGACGAGGCCGGCGGTTTCGCGGCTTGGAACCGGAGATGGTGCGTCCTTCAGAATCAAACTCTGATGTTTTGGAACTATCCGTGCGACCAAGAAGAGAAGCAACCGCTGGCTACCATCGATCTCAGCAATTGTACCTCACCCGAGATAAATGCCGTCGACAGATCGATGTGCGCCAAGCCGAGGACCTTGCTGATAGAAACCTTCAGAGAGAGGAACGTATCGGACAGAAATAGTATGTTACTCGAGTGCCGATTGTCCTGCACTGTGATTCG AAACTTGTTGTGCTGCGATACACTGAAAGATTTAAACCTATGGAAATCGAAGATTAATCGCGTTGTGTCGGCGTTGCGGGATTGGAACGTGAACCGCCGATTTCCTTACGAACAAGTCTCTGACCTGTga
- the LOC124220249 gene encoding glucose dehydrogenase [FAD, quinone]-like: MHINFQLILLLSVTMTHHLTLAQTCNERQLPGPTLVDMCGESGMLMSFLDSFVRKNEKISGICERVRPIETPDPEYDYIVVGGGAAGSVVAARLSEISHWKVLLLEAGDDEPASAQIPSFTTDIEGSSLEWGYLTTNESHACLSTNASCTYAAAKALGGCTVHNGMIYLRGNPTDYNNWAAMGNEGWTWDEVKPFFLKVEDNGEIDRVGRFWHATGGPLFVERSRYQPPFTDSILRAAEEAGFGVSEDLNGDETTGFAIVQTTSKNGVRRSSATSYLRPIRNRENLHISLNTTVTRVIIEDGKAVGVEYFKNDEFKTVRALREVILSAGNVKSPHILLLSGIGPKEHLESMGITVVKDLPGVGSNYHDHPYFMLSFTINENDVYDNDWAVAAEYLTFQTGPLSSYGIAGAIAHIASTATTPDYPDIQIFSAGYQADCAPGEIGALRSTGRRTVTLSALYLHPKSRGRISLASNDPFESPLIWGNFLSETSDVVGILEGINIVHKLTNSNTLRSHNMTLSMSILEACRGYTFATTEYWKCALHQAVKPVGHGTGSCKMGPKHDAMAVVDHKLRVRGIKGLRVADTSIMPQIITGNTASPTMMIGERVSEFIKESSGLSSESRMGVVPTK, from the exons ATGCatatcaattttcaacttaTCTTATTGCTATCTGTAACGATGACTCATCACCTAACTTTGGCACAAACATGTAACGAGAGGCAGCTACCAGGTCCCACTCTGGTAGACATGTGCGGTGAATCCGGCATGTTGATGTCTTTTCTGGACTCGTTCGTacgaaagaacgaaaaaatatcGGGAATATGCGAACGCGTGAGACCCATCGAGACACCAGATCCCGAGTATGACTACATCGTAGTCGGCG GTGGTGCGGCAGGTTCTGTGGTGGCTGCAAGATTGAGTGAGATTTCCCATTGGAAAGTTTTACTTCTCGAAGCTGGTGATGATGAACCCGCATCTGCACAAATTCCAAGTTTCACCACTGATATAGAAG GATCCAGTTTAGAATGGGGATATCTAACGACGAATGAAAGTCACGCGTGTCTCTCAACGAACGCTTCTTGTACGTACGCCGCGGCGAAAGCTCTCGGTGGATGTACGGTGCACAACGGGATGATATATTTGAGGGGCAATCCAACGGACTACAACAATTGGGCTGCTATGGGTAATGAGGGCTGGACATGGGATGAAGTGAAGCCTTTCTTTCTTAAGGTGGAGGATAATGGTGAAATTGATAGAGTTGGAAGATTCTGGCACGCCACGGGGGGTCCGCTTTTCGTTGAAAGATCTCGTTATCAACCTCCATTTACCGATTCTATACTTAGAGCAGCGGAAGAGGCAGGATTTGGCGTCAGTGAAGATCTCAACGGAGACGAGACTACTGGTTTTGCAATAGTACAAACCACTTCTAAAAATGGAGTTAGACGTAGCAGTGCCACATCGTACCTACGGCCTATCAGGAACCGTGAGAATCTGCACATTTCCTTGAACACCACTGTCACAAGAGTAATAATCGAGGATGGAAAGGCAGTCGGCGTCGAGTACTTTAAG AATGATGAGTTCAAGACGGTTCGTGCATTGCGAGAAGTGATTCTAAGCGCTGGAAATGTCAAATCGCCTCACATTCTACTTCTCTCGGGCATTGGGCCCAAGGAACACCTTGAGTCCATGGGTATAACAGTAGTCAAGGACTTGCCCGGCGTTGGTAGCAATTACCACGACCACCCGTACTTCATGCTTAGCTTTACTATCAACGAGAACGATGTGTACGACAACGATTGGGCTGTTGCTGCTGAGTACCTCACCTTTCAGACCGGCCCATTGTCCAGTTATGGCATAGCCGGGGCGATCGCTCATATAGCTTCCACAGCAACAACCCCTGACTATCCTGACATCCAAATATTCAGTGCTGGTTACCAAGCTGACTGTGCGCCGGGAGAAATTGGGGCTCTTCGTAGCACGGGGCGACGTACTGTAACCTTGTCGGCATTGTATCTCCATCCGAAAAGCAGAG GACGAATtagtctggcctcgaacgatCCTTTTGAAAGCCCCTTGATCTGGGGTAACTTTTTGAGCGAAACTAGTGATGTCGTTGGTATTTTGGAAGGAATAAATATTGTTCACAAGTTGACCAATTCAAATACTTTGAGATCCCATAATATGACATTGTCAATGTCAATCCTCGAAGCTTGCAGAGGTTACACTTTTGCCACTACTGAGTACTGGAAGTGTGCGTTACACCAGGCTGTAAAGCCCGTAGGTCATGGAACCGGATCGTGTAAAATGGGCCCCAAGCATGACGCAATGGCAGTTGTCGATCATAAGCTTCGAGTTCGAGGCATCAAAGGACTGCGCGTTGCGGATACTTCCATCATGCCTCAG ATAATTACTGGAAATACTGCGTCACCGACAATGATGATCGGGGAGCGAGTATCTGAATTCATCAAGGAAAGTTCTGGTCTCTCTTCAGAATCAAGAATGGGAGTGGTACCTACGAAATAA
- the Nup44A gene encoding nucleoporin SEH1-A isoform X1: MFEAHSINAEHKDLIHDIAYDFYGQRMATCSSDQFVKVWDEDEHDNWHLTASWKAHSGSVWKVTWAHPEFGQVLATCSFDRTAAVWEEIVGEGSGSGERGMRHWVRRTNLVDSRTSVTDVKFAPKTLGLLLATCSADGVIRIYEAPDVMNLSQWTLQHEISCKLPCSCLTWNPSLSRLHPPMLAVGSDDSNASSGGKVFIYEYSENNRRWTKTETLSNVVDPVHDIAFAPNLGRSFHTLAIATKDVRIVTLKPMQDAAQSGLSRFEITTAAQFDDHYCTVWRVCWNIMGTILASSGDDGCVRLWKDNYVNNWKCVAVLKGDGTSAHSAEIPQIATPPSHSISGTQAPLSTTRNISIATVTAERPTTTILSTSKWQAPVIKGRFSKSVWLGNPSEPSLPPPPIIERPKSKK; encoded by the exons ATGTTTGAAGCCCATAGTATAAATGCCGAACACAAGGACCTGATACATGACATAGCTTACGATTTTTATGGTCAACGCATGGCAACATGTTCCAGCGACCAGTTTGTCAAA gTTTGGGACGAGGACGAACACGATAACTGGCACTTGACAGCATCATGGAAAGCACACAGCGGATCTGTGTGGAAAGTAACCTGGGCGCATCCCGAGTTTGGTCAGGTTTTGGCGACGTGTTCATTTGATAGAACTGCAGCGGTCTGGGAAGAAATTG TTGGCGAAGGTTCAGGCTCCGGTGAACGAGGGATGCGACATTGGGTGCGGCGGACCAACTTGGTCGACTCTCGGACGTCAGTAACAGATGTTAAGTTTGCGCCAAAGACTCTCGGTCTTCTCCTTGCGACCTGTAGCGCGGATGGAGTGATCAGAATTTACGAAGCACCAGATGTGATGAACCTGAGCCAGTGGACTCTGCAGCATGAAATTAGCTGTAAACTTCCATGCAGTTGTTTAACATGGAATCCTTCATTGTCGCG gCTCCACCCACCTATGCTCGCAGTTGGCAGCGACGACTCGAATGCATCAAGTGGCGGCAAGGTCTTCATATACGAATACTCAGAAAACAATAGACGGTGGACAAAAACAGAGACATTATCCAACGTCGTTGACCCCGTGCACGATATTGCATTCGCACCCAACTTGGGACGTAGTTTTCACACTTTAGCGATAGCCACCAAAGATGTACGGATTGTAACGCTAAAACCAATGCA aGATGCGGCTCAAAGCGGTTTGTCTCGGTTTGAAATTACGACTGCTGCCCAATTTGATGATCACTATTGTACGGTGTGGCGAGTGTGCTGGAACATAATGGGGACCATATTAGCGAGTTCAGGAGATGACGGCTGCGTTCGTTTATGGAAAGATAATTACGTGAATAATTGGAAATGTGTAGCAGTTTTGAAGGGAGATGGAACCTCGGCTCACAGTGCCGAAATTCCACAGATAGCAACACCTCCGAGTCACTCGATCTCAGGAACTCAGGCACCGCTATCCACCACAAG GAATATATCTATAGCCACGGTTACGGCGGAGAGACCAACGACGACAATATTATCGACTAGTAAGTGGCAAGCCCCTGTAATAAAAGGCCGTTTCAGCAAGTCTGTATGGCTTGGAAATCCAAGCGAACCGTCACTCCCCCCTCCTCCGATCATAGAACGCCCAAAATCGAagaagtaa